A region of the Drosophila subobscura isolate 14011-0131.10 chromosome J, UCBerk_Dsub_1.0, whole genome shotgun sequence genome:
ATGGCTCATGGCAGCGATATCACGGATAAGGTCTTCGGGAATATCAAAGAGGGCATTGTCGCAGCCTTTGGAGACTTCAACTCGGACGAGCTGACGGACATATTTGTCATCTGTGATAACATGAAAAGGCTGCAGATACTCTATggtatttatatacatacattttgaaAATCCCTATACTATtcgtacaaatattttccgtGGCGTAGGTCACGAGACTGAACCCTTGCTCATGCTGGGGCCGTTCTGCACCTACTCTGGCAAAATGATTGTCAGTGTTGTCCCAGGTGACTTCGATGGTGATGCTCTCATGGATGTGCTGGTGAATATCAAGAACGACGACAAGGAAAGCTATGACGTGTACATCAATTGGGGCAACACGACAGAGATAATCTGCTCAAAGAAGCATCTCTTTAAAAGCATTGGTGAAGTGATGGCTCTTGACTTTAACCGGGACATGATACTCGACTTATATGGCCTCGACAGCTACGGTGAGCGCACTTTCTGGATATTTAACAGTAGCCGAGAGCAACCCCATGTGGTCCACCAGGCAGTGCCAACTGGAAGTGGCGGAAATAGTCTGAGCATACCAAATGCTAATGCCTATTTAGATTTGAATGAAGACTTCCTGGCCGATCTATTTTTGCAGACCCATGACTCCTATGAGATCTGGTACGGAGTCAATGAACACGATATGCAGGAGAACTTTAGCTACCAGTACTCTATAAAGTTCCAACCGATTGGCGGCAGTGACTACCATATTGGCCAGGCCGTCTTCATGGACTTTGAGCTGAGGGGTGTGCAAAACATTGTGATTCCATTTTGTATTCTTGCAAACTGCCGCAACTCTTCAATAATGGTCCACGACGGCAATGACTTTCGGAATCTTCATGTAAATTTTAGGGATCCCCAGGGCATCACGTGGGCACTGGTGCCGCCCGTTCCGGGAGATATTTACTTGAGAACGATTACGGCCAGAAGTGGGGACTTTAATTTGGATGGCTATCCCGATCTTTTGCTCACTTTGCAGCCGTTAAACGTAGCTAAACCGATTATGCAAACCTTTCTACTGGAGAATGTTCCCTGCACTACATGCGAGAAGTCGTCGAAGCGGACATTTGAGGTGCGCTGGAACGCTCTGTCACCCATGGGAAACAACACAGTGGCAGGAGCCTTTTATGATTTCTATCAGGACGGAGTCCTTGATGTGATTCTCATCCAGAAGAATCGAAACGGCAGCTACCGTCCCCTTGCATTTCGCAATACACTTGACTACGATGCCAACTTTGTTAAGGTTATTGTACTGACGGGTCTCGATAACAAGCAGAATCCAGAGCGTCGCACTCCTCTGGGTAGGAAGAAACGTACATACGGAACCAATCTCCCTGGACCGCGCATCACCTACAGCACAACTACTCAAGATGGCGATCAGCAGTGTGGTAGCAGCGTGCAACTGCCTCAGGCATCCTATTTTGCCCTACAACTGCCGTACACCTGCTTTGGCCTGGGCCGAACACCCAACTTTGTAGATCAGCTGGCCGTAGGCCTGGGGAGCAAATGGCGTAATTGGACACAGCTGATTCCAAACTCACAGATTATTGTGGTGCCCAAGCCACTGAATGAGCCATCGCACTGGAAGGCTCAGTTGTTTGTTACCCCCAGTAAACTTATCCTGATGAGTGTTGTAGCCCTTGGAGGCACTTGCCTGGTCATAATACTCATCATATTGGTACTGTACATTAAAGAGAAGCGTGAGGATAAACAGGAGCGCTTGCAAGAGTCCCACAGATTCCATTTCGACGCCATGTAACGCGATAAACAAACTTTAAACTAAGAAATCTTAACGTGTCAGCCCATACAGTTgattcattttattatttcaaaTTGTGTAATATTTCGAATTAATAGGGTATCTCCTTATTGTATCCATTGGGAGCTTCAATAATAAGTCTTTAATTGCCtttagaaatgaaaaaaaatgtcCATATTCTTTTTAAGCCACCAAAGAGGTCACTTCACATCGGAGCTCCTAATGAAAGCAGCATAGTGTGCCCTCAATACATAAGATATACATATGATTACGGTTCAAAAAATGTGATAGAATTAAAATTGACAAAAAAGAATCatatttgaattgaaaaattattgGCTAAAGAGTAACTGTGTACTTGTCTGCTTACACGAAATACATAGGATTCCTGTTCATGAACTCTGGAACAATCAAACGCTTTTCGTACTCCTCCTTTGGGGAACGGAACTTGGTGACGCTATAAGAAAAGCACTCCAGATATATAATCTCAGAACAACAATAATATCGTTAATTTCGCACCCAGTTAGATAGACACGGCCACGTGCCGCAGCCAAATGTGCCAAATATGCTGGCGCCGGATAAGACACTGCACGGTTGCAACGTGGAAACATGTGACAGAGATTGTATGTCAATTGCTGGAGTAGATCAATATCCAAGTTGCCCGTGTTCTCAATAACATTATAACGCGTCGGCTTAGCAGTCCCCTGAATGGACTGATGGCTGACCATGAAGAACTGCATTTCATTGGGATGGACAATGGTTCGATCGACGACTGTTCCCGGATCAACATTGTTAAACTTGTTATATTGCGATGGACCTCCGTTCGGAAAGAAGCGCGTATGATGCCGTTTAACTACAATGACGCAGCAAATCTTGGGCTTAATGTGCATCTGGAAGGAGATGGAAACACGACAGCGATAGAAAGGCATGAGAGTACTAACTGACATAGTTCCAATTACCTTGCAGCAGGCCGCAGATATTCCCCTCAGCTCTTCATTCTTGATTTTGGGAAACTGCCCGTCGCTGACACCATCACGATAATAGACAATGTGCTCGGGATAACATTTCCGGAACTGATGATAAACTCGCAAGTGCTCAAGGGTTATTGACTCCATGTCCTCGATCTCTTCCAGAGCAGAGCGTTGCAAGCGATATTGCATGTTATATGAAGCCCCAAATGGATCATGAGAGGCGGCCACTCCCACCACACTAGGGATTTCACGCTGATCGGGCGATGGATGAGTCACATCAGCACCCAAAAACATGGCATTTTTTAACAGAGTGCGCGGATCATCCTTAAGCTTGTGATTGACGCCGTTCAGCTTCGAATTGACCTTAAGTAGAACGTTCCCAATACACTGAGGGTTCAATTTACGTTCGACTGTGATCTGCTTGATGCATTGTGTGAGAATGCCATATTGCAGCTCAGCCTTTTGCTTCACGACATCATAGGTGGCCCCGAAATTTGGTATAATAACGAACACCAAATCGTATTGATTTCGTTTGAAATCCAGGAAATGATCATCTAGGTCACGATCATTCTTGTACATCCGTATATCGGCCTTGGCATCTAGGCACACATTGACGTTGCGACTCTGCTGAATTACCTGAGAAGAAAATTAGTCAAGATTTGTCTTTAATTCTGTGTTCAGCTAGGTACAACTTACTATTCCTTGAAAATCGGCCACCTGATTGTACTGCATCTTACCGTACAGTATGGCCCATTTGTGAGGCTTCAGCTTGGGATCAAAGAATTGCATGCGATCCATGCGCCACGAACCGTTCCTCACCGAAGCCaagttgttatttttgtactCCACTTGAGGGGCATTGAGCGTACGTGTATGAACCACAATAAAGTCATTGTCCAGGCGAATACCAAAGCGACTGATGGTCGGATCCAAATTGTGCTTGAAATATTGAAGCAAGTGTATAATCTTGGCCTTCCTCTCGTTGGTTGATGTGGCAGCATACCTAATCATGGCCGCCACCTGAGGGGCAGAATCCTTGCGCTGCGcaagaaattaataaatgcCGGAAATCAGTTGGGAGTGAAGGGAAGATCAGAGATTTTGAACTCACATTCAGTGGCTGCCCATCCTCAATGCGACATAGTTCGATaggcaaataaatgtatttcaacGGCGGCCCAACATGCAGGCAGAGAAGGTTTGGAAACTTTATATTATATTCCCGAGATTTGTAGTACTGTGCAACGGTCGTTTTTTTTCCATCCAGCTCAAATATCTGACTGCTGGCCGGAACCTTGGAAAGACCGTTGACTTTGAAGACGCGTGGAGAGCTACCAAAACAGGCAGGCGGCTCGTAAATTATATTAACACCCCTTAAGAATGATTCGATATCGTTACGCCTGAAGTCTAGATTTGTGCTCTTGTCAATTTTTTGCCGCTGATACCGCTCTATATACTCAATGATCGAAATGGCCATCGGAAAGGACTTGTGGGATATATCCACATTGACAAATGGACGATCACCAAGCACGAAAGTTTGATAGAGTCCAACCAGAGCTTCGTAGCCGTCGCCAAGATCATATGCATTTCCGGGTTCAGACCTTTTGAAAAAGGAACGACCGGCGCGTATGGCGCTGTTATGACAAGGAGAGGCCAACACAACCTCTAGGCACTGTAAGGCCCGCATGGGCTTGTCATAAATCTTATCCTTCATGTAACtgcacaaatggaaaattgcattaataAGTTCCGCCTCTCTGATGACACGTTCGGTTCATTATCACAATTCATTTACCTTCTCAGTGAGTTCAAATCGACTTCCGAATCCTCCGTCTCCTTTAGTTCCAGGGCATAATTCAATGTACGCCCGTGGCGATCTGTTACCTGTCCGAGAAGAAAGGTTCACCTCAAAATGACACAAAACTCCGTGAAATACTTAACAACACTTACTTTCACTTCTTGGCTCTGCGAgctaaattttaatttcacaaCTGAGTAGCACGATGCACGTCCATCATATGCGGCAATTGCACCGCCCAAATGCTCAATTCTATACTGCTCAAAAGCATGACGATAGAACTTTTTAGGACGCTCTGGCGTGATCTTCACATCGTAGTGGTAGGCTACCGCTGGCATTTTATCCAAGTTAACGTTCAGATAATTTACAGATACTTCACCAGGTTTTCCCAAAGTACCACGTTTCATGGTCCCTGCTGGGAGAGGTGGAAGAGACGCGCCTCCTTGGGCTCTTTGGAATTGACCTTGGGACTGGTAGCCTCCTTGGCCCTGTCCTTGCTGACCCTGCGGACGCGGCTGATAGGCCCCCTGTTGGTGTGGTGGACCGCGGTATTGCCCTTGGGCTTGCTGACCCTGCGGACGTGGCTGATAGCCCCCCTGATGGTGTGGTGGACCGCGGTATTGCCCTGGGGCTTGCTGACCCTGAGTTCGTGGCTGAAAGCCGCCCTGTTGCGGTGGTCCTCTTTGTTGTCcgtctggttgttgttgcgctcCTCTTTGTTGCGCTCCTCTCTGTTGCCCGCCCCATCCTTGCCCGGCCTGAGGACGTTGCTGCTGACTGTCCTGTTTTTGCCATccttcttgctgttgttgagaGCCAAAAGCGGCTGAGCTTGTGGATGGAACGGGAGTGGACGTGCCTGCAGCTGGTTGATTTGGTCTGTTCTGGACACTTGGcgcacctgcagctgcttaGTTTTAAAttagaaaacaaatttaacattttaaaatcCCACTAAACAAACGAGCACATGTCAATCCACACTTAATGATTTCATCAGAGGCTCTGCGAATTTTGTGAATCCCCCGATATTCCAACCGTTCTAACAACGAtactaatttgaaaatttttttgtatttacaaGCTTatcgacaaaaacaaaagtaatgtCCACACGTAGAGATAATGACTCACTAAAATTGCAATACTAGAAATGCCTCAAAACGCAGCCACTTTGGTGAGGGCAGTACTAATATTTCTGCTAACGCAGCCGTACATGGAAGCAACAAATGAGAAGTTGCTAGATTGTTATCATTCGCTGACGTACGacgttatacatacatatgtatgcctttgtgtgtatttcacgtaccttgttgttgttgttgttgttgtggttgctgaGGTGCAGTCTCTGGCTTTGCAGACTCCTTATATTCTATTATTGAAATAAAGCATGTTAGTtactaaaataaaaaattgcattttttttattctcACTGTTTTTCTTTCCCATGATGCGTTCTTTTTGATGCgtttaaaagcaaataaactaTTTCAAACTACTGACGAAttgtacttcagttttgtgttgaatattataaaaagttactgcaAATTTTGAGTTGTTAGTGTTAGATTGTTGACTTATGTCCCGCTTGTTACACATACTCTCGAATCTTCGAAGTTAATTACTCTTTTTAGTTAAAATTTGTGTGACCGTGTAAATTATCGATAACatataccgtcagggcctcgtaaatattccaaaatataccattgcactttcaaaatatactttgTCTTAAATGCCATTCCTCGATTTTggtgttctatttaatattactagcttgcaaagacttttaacactgaaacaataatttaatccgtttgaagaatcaatttgacgtattttaaatacaaattttaatttttttttggacaAATctgtatttacattttttcaaaGCACCCCTTCTGGAAGCAAGGGATCTTTGTGTTTAGTATGTAAGtgtatgtaacatgtagaGACACATGTATTTTAACTGATACcatgaacatttttgaaaaaaaagcGCGCGCAACAAAGGAGAAAAGAAATAACATTGGTTTTCAGAAAGGGAAAGGTAACGGGAACATaggtaaatattataaaaactCGGAAGGGCTTTGGGGGCCGTTCTTCTATCCTCAAAACATAATTGTGGCTCAACTCCGATATATCCTCCAGATATTGGAgtattgttcttgtgtgtAGAGTCCGCAatacaaggagcaacaaattcTTGTTGAATCCGTTCAAAAACAAACTCTGACAGACTCTTACCAACATACCGATCTAGGCTAAAACAAGTGGACCTACCCTCTTTACACCATCGCTCCCAAACTCTTTTGGGACAAATCGACTTTGCGGTTCCCTCCAGACAAACCCGTACTTTCCGCCCCATCCGATTACCCATATTCAGATCTAAATACGCTCAGCTGAACCTTTCCGGGTTTTATgccataattataattacttgtaCCATTTAATATCCCCCGAAACCACCTTTGAAAAATGGTATTTCTAtatctggacgttgatatgtaatcgctgcaccatcaagtggcccatgcgatatcaagccaaagcctgttacgcgcggaacgcAGCAGTACGCCGCATGAGGCGTgtcgcgattaaccgaaccgatCGCTAACATGCACGAAAGATAGATTTTAGGCTAATATTCTAGgaaaattagagctaaacacaactaaactagagcaactagaGCTAGGCAagcaaaattaccaaaatctgaaacaagacaaaaataacgagaagggacgtgtgagacgcttcttacgcgtcacaacttttatacccggcactcagtactacatctacaccttagcggttatttgtcaaattttaaattttttcttcatttgtcatctacatctacaacacttctcacaccaacacgctcctttagctcgccacccttccctagacccacacactgcagactcacggcagtgGGCGCActctgcgcgaagcagagtgtgaatgagagaatgtgcaataaacatataagctgcgggacggggtgggtttagccactgcaaatctggatgcaaaattttgtggctctagcttttatggtctctgagatccaggcgctcaacaagacggacggacagacggacggacagacagacatgatCAAGagtatatatactttatgtggtCTGAATTTTTCcatctgtgcgttacatacaaccgttattcgcacaaatacaatataccctatttactcttcgagtaccgggtataaaaagttgttctgcactgattcaatacggtcctgatgtatgttgttctgagggcaccatacacatgagccgtattctaaaatcggacgaacaagcgagatatagagagtcttcgttatataggggtcatcaaattcctttgaccacctctttataaacccaagcacacccatggctttatttaccatggtagaaatgtgttcagaaaactttaacttggggtctagtttaacaccaagatcatcaactaatataattctctcaagagaactaccgcagagggtgtaaggtgccagtaaggggctggagctatgaaaagtcattactttgaacttcgaggcattaaggtgtaacatatttggtggtgtaatcagtcgtgtattaactatcaaaacactttcagagggatataaaattgttttcataacttttaaggatattgaagaccttggtcttgccttcaaccatcttcgaccatcgactaaaagacaattttttcgcataaaaaatcatttttcagggtgcttcttttagtttaaactatttaatactagctgacccggctaACTTCgtaccgcctaacagtcaatgaatgtcgtgttactttttagctgaactaatgtatcatttgatgaacgtaaaacaatgatacaaaataatatatttatatagatagaaacaaaaacggaTTTTATTATGatgaatgatgatgaaaacatacatacatacagaatgagaataaaaataaaaataaataaaaaataataattaagtaCTTCAAACTCATGtcagaaaaaaaatgattgaaaactATGTTGTGCAGATtgggaaaaaaaaacgagaagggacgtgtgagacgcttcttacgcgtcacaacttttatacccggcacccagtactacatctgcaccttagcggtgttttgtgtttaatctgtcatctacatctacaacttctcacaccaacaagcttctttagctcgctccccttccctagacccacacactgcagactcgcggcagaggcagtggcagaggccgcacactgcgcgaagcagagtgtgaatgaggaAAATGAgaagaatgtgaaaaaaacaacaaaagctgcgggacggggtgggatttcttcattgtggctataataatggtccaatcggatcccaatttagtgatctgatatggtcattccctacggaatagcgtttcagttttcttttatctttaaaagaTAAAGCCATTTTCGCCATTtcgcgggggcggggctcatttttgaaatacacttgtaacattGTGAACatatagaagtctggatgcaaaatttggtgcctctagcttttatagtctctgagatccaggcgctcaacaagacggacggacagatggacagacggacagacagacatggctctatcgactcgcctattgatgctgatcaagaatatatatgctttatggggtcgaaaacgtttccttctgtgcgttacatacaaccgttattccacacaaatacaatataccctatttactcttcgagtaccgggtataaaaattacataaatgccaaaaattcgggctttttaccaATAGTGCAATGGAAACGCTACAAAACGACTGCTCATTATAAGATACTGACAGCTAGAAAATCTTTATTTTCTCTGGGGTTTCAGAACGCACTATCACCAAGAGACGTGGAGAGAATTAAAAAACTTGGGAATAggaaagagagtgaaaaacataaaaattgatGAATTGGATATATAAATGGagtaacttttttttttttttttgagccgtgtttcaactttatttaagatctgttttcgcagacaattattaaatttcctctttgggtacttggcaatcttatttcagttatcttataaaattttttacgaaattttgactttaaatactcgggaaaagtcgaaaaaataaatcatgtgtctattatttttatgaataCATGAGGTGCACTGATTGAGCGTTGTTTAGGTTATCGCTCGTTAAAATCTATAGGGAGGCGCctgagctaaaattgttcaaccAACCCTAAAAAGATTACAACATCCAAAAAATTTACCTGTTGGAGGGTGCCGCGCCCAACTGTCAGAGTATTTCTGTCTTCAGACtagaaaaataatgaaaaaaagaatgctaaaattacaaaaattccTAAACTTTGTCGGTCTTTaatgcgtttttttttggggttttagggttggttgaacaattttaaagaCAATTAACCACTAAGTGACAAACAGGATACAAAGAAGCTGTACTACAGCCATAGTAAATATTTCAGAAGACATTCGAATAAAAAAGGATGAAGCAAAAGTTTCGTTATTGCTTATTGCTACCACTTGACTTCCGTAAATCATTTGACATGGTTAATCACGAGATCTTATTAAGTAAATTATGCAagtttttcaaattttgtaAGCCAGAAATAAAGCTATTGGTATCGTATTTATCTGAAAGAAGAGAGGCAGTTGTAAATCAAATAGAATCTCGTCAATAATGAACATCACACgctcctttttatacccggtactcgaagagtaaatagggttattgtatttgtgcacaaagtgaatgtatgtaaagcacagaaggaaacgtttccgaccccataaagtatatatattcttgatcagcatcaatagccgagtcgattgagccatgtctgtctgtccgtccgtccgtctgtccgtctgtccgtcttgtttgtcggctagttctcagagactataagagctagagccaccaaattttggctccagactgctgtatgctcacactgaaaccagtgtatttcaaaaatgagccacgcccctttccgcctccgcaaaagggcgaaaacctcccaaatctacaattttgaagataacaaaaaactaaaaacgccattccgtagggaatggccatatctatcagatcaccaaattgggatacgattggatcattattatagccacaatggagaaattaattttcagtggccaaacccaccccgtcccgcagcattcacactctgcttcgcgctgtttatggcctctgcccactgacacatctctgccgctgcctctgccgctgcttctgccgctgcctctgccgctgcctctgcagcgactctgcagtgtgtgtctataggggagggtggcgagctaaaggagcgtgttggcgtgagtagtgttgttgatgtagatgacagatgaagaaaaaatgtaaaatttgacaaataaccgctaagttgcagatgtagtactgagtgcctggtataaaagttgtgacgcgtaagaagcgtctctcacgtcccttctcgtttaattatacatatgtgaaCGACCTGCCAAATGTCTTTTTAAAATGTAAGAGTCATATTATGTATGCAGAGGATgtcaaaatgtacatatgttagcTGTCTATTGAGTCAAATTGCTGAGCGTAGAAGTGTATGCAACAGTGAGTTGTTAAATGTTATTGACTGGGCGAGCGTAATGGATTGCTACTTAATGCAGATAAATGTTAAAGTGCAGTAATATATAAGAAACCACTTAATACGACGAACTACCCCAAGTTTGTAATTTAAGAAAGAGAAATCAATTATGTAGATCATGCAGAAGACTTTAGGAATCATATTTAACAATACGCTTTCTTGGTAGCAAAAGCTAAGAGAAAATCCCTACCAGATAGCCTCAAAataatgataaataaatacatatgtatttgacGGCTAGTTTATTTTATGGAAATGAGATATTTGGACATTATGTTACTGAATCtcaaagaaaactaaaagttacatttaaaacaatacccgttatatttataatacaCGACAAGCGTTCATATCTTGAttttttcaaaacaaatttttaaaatggATTTCAGGACATGAACAGGGTACAGAACAATCATTCTTCTGCTTCGAATAATCTATGCTAGACAGCCAAgctacttacatatgtacatgataaattaaacttttctttATCAACTAGAGCGTTGAATCTTGAACCATAAGGTACATGCTTGCCAATCTGGAAAACAATTAATAACAAATGCTATTTTAttatgatgattatgattttAAGATcctttgttttaaatattaaacgagaagggaagTGTGTGACGCTTCTTACatgtcacaacttttatacccggtactcatatgtacacatgtacatgtatgtatgtaagtatatacatgtattaatactttttttttttaatttaatcgctacagcgaaattggttggtcacagacgatgagtccgcattgaccaggtaaaAATGTTACTAAAAATTTGGagctcaaaaaagagttttttgccgaacgaacactagaaatagaatgtatgtatgtatatataccaCACGGCAACGCAAAAAAaccgtttttttttcgaattttacatttgacattatACATTTGTTTTACATACGTCAtcttcatctacatcacttcttactcgaacacgctcttttaaaataatttaaaatttcaaattttatttgcgTTTACTGCAAATTAGCTTGATTCCAATTcggcgatctgatagatatagtcccTCCGTACGGAagggcgtttttagttttcttttatcttcaaaattttagctTTTGGGAGATTTTTGCCTATTGTGGTgacggaaggggcggggcttattttttaaacacacttgtaacagtgtgagcatacgtGTGTGAAAAGTCTGGATGGaaaatttgttggctctaGCTTTAATGTCTCttagatccaggcgctcaacaagacggacggacagacgtacagatggacagacatggctcaatcgactcagctattgatgctgatcaagaatatatatactttatggggtcggaaacgtttccttctgtgtgttacattttttccccacaaatacaatataccctatttactcttcgtgtaccgggtataaattaACACTATGATGAACAGCAACTTATATGAGGATATGTCTAAAGTCttaaaaatcaagaaaataaacatacaATTAATCGGGATTTTGTCGGTTTTCTATTGCTCACATTCCAATCTTTTCAAGTCTAAGTATTCCAGTCTGTAAGTTTTTAAATTAGTGAGGAGCGGCCAACTATTTCAATCAACACATCTGGATGTATACGGAGTTTTCATATATCTTGTATCCCTTAATCGCATTTCCTGCATCGCATTTGTGGTTCAATTATACCTTTAAGTCTTAAAGTTTAAGAGAACGTTCGTCCCCCTTGTGTGCAGCGCTATAAATGCCATTTGCAgaatttcataaaaattagatttaaatttaatataaaatggCTGAGCCCGTTTCGGGAGTCCTAGGACAGATAAGTagtcaaaaaagaaaatgagtTTCGCATATCGGTGCTGTTCTAATAGTTGTTTGCAATCtattttaaattgcatttttttattaaaaattacagCAATTCATAAaagttttacaatttttttgtatattttctggttttcgtTTGAATCctatttatatttgtaatttacatttttcgttAAGACTGCTGTTCTCGTGGACTTCTTTAATCGCATCTTCTTTGTATGAAGTTTTTTTATAGTAAAGTTTTTGTAATTGCACAAACTTTTTCTATGTAAACTTCGACAATGTCTCAATAATTATCTATAAGGTTTTCtttgttgtataattttaCTAACAATTGCACAACTCCGCTTGGTTTACAGTGT
Encoded here:
- the LOC117895119 gene encoding protein argonaute-2 isoform X1, whose translation is MGKKNKYKESAKPETAPQQPQQQQQQQAAAGAPSVQNRPNQPAAGTSTPVPSTSSAAFGSQQQQEGWQKQDSQQQRPQAGQGWGGQQRGAQQRGAQQQPDGQQRGPPQQGGFQPRTQGQQAPGQYRGPPHHQGGYQPRPQGQQAQGQYRGPPHQQGAYQPRPQGQQGQGQGGYQSQGQFQRAQGGASLPPLPAGTMKRGTLGKPGEVSVNYLNVNLDKMPAVAYHYDVKITPERPKKFYRHAFEQYRIEHLGGAIAAYDGRASCYSVVKLKFSSQSQEVKVTDRHGRTLNYALELKETEDSEVDLNSLRSYMKDKIYDKPMRALQCLEVVLASPCHNSAIRAGRSFFKRSEPGNAYDLGDGYEALVGLYQTFVLGDRPFVNVDISHKSFPMAISIIEYIERYQRQKIDKSTNLDFRRNDIESFLRGVNIIYEPPACFGSSPRVFKVNGLSKVPASSQIFELDGKKTTVAQYYKSREYNIKFPNLLCLHVGPPLKYIYLPIELCRIEDGQPLNRKDSAPQVAAMIRYAATSTNERKAKIIHLLQYFKHNLDPTISRFGIRLDNDFIVVHTRTLNAPQVEYKNNNLASVRNGSWRMDRMQFFDPKLKPHKWAILYGKMQYNQVADFQGIVIQQSRNVNVCLDAKADIRMYKNDRDLDDHFLDFKRNQYDLVFVIIPNFGATYDVVKQKAELQYGILTQCIKQITVERKLNPQCIGNVLLKVNSKLNGVNHKLKDDPRTLLKNAMFLGADVTHPSPDQREIPSVVGVAASHDPFGASYNMQYRLQRSALEEIEDMESITLEHLRVYHQFRKCYPEHIVYYRDGVSDGQFPKIKNEELRGISAACCKMHIKPKICCVIVVKRHHTRFFPNGGPSQYNKFNNVDPGTVVDRTIVHPNEMQFFMVSHQSIQGTAKPTRYNVIENTGNLDIDLLQQLTYNLCHMFPRCNRAVSYPAPAYLAHLAAARGRVYLTGVTKFRSPKEEYEKRLIVPEFMNRNPMYFV